One Aegilops tauschii subsp. strangulata cultivar AL8/78 chromosome 7, Aet v6.0, whole genome shotgun sequence genomic window carries:
- the LOC109744055 gene encoding uncharacterized protein — protein sequence MDESDERGNGGGGGHHHGYEWKLPAALSANTTSVHVTALDGVVNVNSLFTVAVFVGLSLATPGELRSLAGDSSCDAGPDVARSLLVLEVVAFSSFLFSSLVAQGLKLAINLINSKDPDDTHAHIDARLLRLGMLASAVGSVVGCVFLMASMVMVVQIRLGTLGCASNRAAAKAAAGLVGLVSTALVVYISTVFYTFTH from the exons ATGGATGA ATCTGACGAGcgcggcaacggcggcggcggcggccaccaCCACGGCTACGAGTGGAAGCTCCCGGCGGCGCTGTCGGCGAACACGACGAGCGTGCACGTGACGGCGCTGGACGGGGTGGTCAACGTGAACTCGCTCTTCACGGTGGCCGTCTTCGTGGGCCTCTCCCTCGCGACCCCCGGCGAGCTCCGCAGCCTCGCCGGCGACTCGTCCTGCGACGCCGGGCCCGACGTGGCGCGGTCCCTGCTCGTCCTCGAGGTGGTCGCcttctcctccttcctcttctccaGCCTCGTGGCGCAGGGCCTCAAGCTCGCGATCAACCTCATCAACTCCAAGGATCCCGACGACACGCACGCCCACATCgacgcccgcctgctccggctggGGATGCTGGCCTCCGCCGTGGGCTCCGTCGTCGGCTGCGTCTTCTTgatggcctccatggtgatggTCGTGCAGATCCGGCTCGGCACCCTGGGATGCGCCAGCAACCGGGCCGCTGCCAAGGCCGCCGCGGGGCTCGTCGGGCTCGTCTCCACCGCCCTCGTCGTGTACATCAGCACCGTCTTCTACACTTTCACTCACTGA